The Thiorhodovibrio frisius genome segment CGTAAATCGCGATGACCAGCGGGCCGTCTGGGATGATGTTTGCGTCTTCGATCCCATGGGTTTGCAGATAGTCCTCGACTGCGGCGAACTTTCTCAGCGCGATTAACTGGATGGTCAAGTGCTCCGGATTCTGTTCCGCGAGCCACAAAAGATCGTTGCGGGTGCGGGCTTTTTGATAGTCCTTTGGGGGCTCGGGCAAGCGCTCTGCGGGGGTTGGCTGTTCAGTGCCGTCGGTCGCTGCTTGATCGGTGCTGTTTTTCGGTGTTTGCCCGTCGCCTTGGGCTGATGGCGCGGTTGTGCCAGTTTGCGGTGGCGATGACGGCGTGGATGGCTCTTCTGTAACTGCCGGGGTTTGCTGTGATGGCTCGGTTGCACCAGCTTGCGCGGGCGCCGGCTGCGGGGGTGAGTCTTTTGCACCCTCGCTGGTTTGGGCGCGCGGATTGGCTGCGCCCTGAGGCTCCGTGATCTCCTCATCAGCGGCTGTTGCGCTCGCCATATCCGCTGTCAGGTCGGTGACTTGGTCGTTCTCCATGGGGCTCGCCACAGTCGCAGTGTCGGGGTCTTGCTGCGCGGTGTCGGGAGCTGGAGTCTCCGCTTCGGTGGCTGCCTGGTTGGCGCCGCCCGGGTTGTCGCGGTCCGGTTGTTGCGGTCGCAATGGCAAGGACGACGGCCCCGAGTTGTTCTCGGGCAGATTCAGTCCGATGCTGAGAATGAGCGCAACCAGGCCAATCCCTGTGACGGTCGGCAGAAACCAGGGCTGTTTCCAAAAGGCAAAGGCGGCCTTGCGGCTTTTTGGCTCAGAACCGATTGTTGGCTCTGACTGATCCGGTTTCGCGACTGGGGTGTCGTCCGTCACCGCTTTTGTTGCATTCTGATCTGCGGGTCGATCACTGATTGCCGGGTCTTCGGTATCCTGAGGCTGTTCGGCTTCTTCGTTATCGGGGTTGCCGTCTTCATCCTTAGGCTCATCAGCCGGCTCATCAGGCTCTTGCGCAGAATCTTCGTCAGAGTCTTCCGGCGGTGGCGTGCCGTTTAGATCTTTGTATGCGAGGTTATCGCAGTAATCGCTCAGCCATTCCTCGGCGACCTCGTTGAGATCGCCAGGCAGCCCGCGGCTGCGTTGGTGCAGGTTGGCGATGATCTCGGGTTTGAACAGGTCCGCGAGGTTGGCATTGCCGGCGGCGGCCAGACGGTGGTGCAGATAGGCGGCGCTTTGCTCCTGATTGAAGGGCGCCAGGCTGATGTGCTGGACGAGGCGGTTGTCTTCGGTGTCCAGAGTGCGCTGGTAATTGCGCCCGAGCACTGCGTCCCCCATCAGCAGCAGACGCGGTCCGATGGGACTGGCCGCGCTCACATCCTCGCCGAGCTTGAGTAATTGGCGCAGAATCCCGGAGCCGAGCAGGTGTGCGTCATCAACCGCGATTAGCATGTCGGTGCCGCGCTTGCCTCGCTCGATCATTAGATCGTTGAGCGAGCGGCTGCGATCATCATCTCCGTGCGCGGCCAGATGTTTGCGAATGGTTACATCCACAGAGGCGAAGGTGGTGTTGCTGCGTCCGCGAAACGCGACGATCTCGAAGTGGCGCGGCATGGCGCCAAGTAGTCGCATCAGTTGGGTGCTGCGCCCGGCACGGCTGCTTGCGCTAAGGAGCAGAATGGCGCCAGGCTTTTCGAGCGCGCGCAGCATGCGCTCGATCTGGGTGTCGAGCAGGGTGTCTTTGTATAGAAAGGCTTCTCGCGCGCTCGCGGCGAAGGGCTGAAGATTCAGCTGTAGACGTTCAAGACACTCGGTTGTCAGCGCCATCGCGATTCCAGGGGGTACACTCGAGGGGGGTAGACTCCAAGGCTAAATTTCACGGGGTTAACTCCCGACGGCAGCAGATCTCCGTGAGCGGGCAGGTGCATGGTTAATATAACCCAAGGTCGTCCAGTGAGGGCAGCGCCTCGGTGTCTTCTTCTTGGGCGGGTGCCGCAGGGTCGTTCAGGACTGTGGTTTCCTGGGCGATTTCCGGGAAGCGTTCGCGCAATTCCTTGCGCAGCAGGGTGAGGCCGTCGGCCTGGTAGTCGAACACCGAGAAATGGGTGGCGAAAGCTCCCATGGGGCGGAAGACAACGCCATCGACACGGGCCTTGGCCTGGACGGAAAAAATCTCCGCCTCCCCGGCCAGAACTACCGGAATGTTCAGACCATGAATGGAATGATTGTCAAGTTTTTGCGACAGCGCGATGCGCATGCTGTTTGGCGTGACGTCTTCGGTCCAGCCGATGAGCTTGCTGCCGTTGGCAAGCGCGAGCTTGATGCGCCTGTGCAGAGGAAAGCTCGACACCTTTGGTTGCATGCGGGGTGCGGCGTATTGAACCTCGGCTTCGGCCTGCAGGGGTGCGGCCAGATGACTGATCTGGGCCAAAAAGAGAGATTCTGCCTCGCCGATGAACTCCTCGACAGCGAGGCCAAGGCGAAAATCCTGGGTGGTTGTATCGAGCACGCAGCTTGCGATCCGGGTGATCACCTCGGCCTGGACTTCCTTGCCATGGCGGTGGCTGAACATGAAAAGCAGCACCCGCAGCCGCGTGCCGACGCGCTGGATTTTGTCGGCATGAATGCTCAGACCGTGGCGGGAGATATCCTCAGCCCACAATAGTTCGGTATGTCCATCGGGAAAGAGGACGCCGGTTCTGAGCTTGCAACGGTATCTGGGCTGTTGGCGGCGCTCATCCATTACCTTGAAACAGCAGCTTTATTGTCCGGGGTGGTCGGGACCATGAGCGTTAGATGGGCCTTTGGCAGCGATCAGGCGGGCAGCGATCAGGCAGGCGGCGGGAGGATCGCTTCGGTTTGTAGATCATGGTCCAAGGCGGTTTTGCCATATTTTGCGTATGGCTTCAAGTGCAAAGTGAAATGTTGCGTCCTTCTGGCCGGGTGGCCTGCCGGGATCAATGACGCGGCGGTGCTGCTGCGCGCGCGGACTTGCCGGATTTACGAGCGGCTTACAGAATGGCAGCCTTCACTGAAAATTTGTGAGAGTGGTCCAAACCAATGCTGACGGTAATCGATCGATATGTGCTGCTAGAAGTGGCAAAGGTGTTCACGGCCATTATCGTGACCCTGTTTCTGATTACCGCGAGCCTGTTCTTTCTGCGCAGCCTCGAGGAGGTGAACATTGGTGCACTCGGTCTCGATTTTGCCTTGCGTTACCTAAACTATCAACTTCAGCGTGACAGCGGCTACCTGATGCCGCCGGCGTTTTTCTTGGCGGCGCTGGTGGCGCTTGGGCGCATGGCACGCGACAGCGAACTGATTGCCCTACAGGCCTGTGGCGTCGGCCCGGTGCGGATGTACCGGGCGTTGCTCTATTTGGCGCTGCCACTGGCCTTGCTGACAGCCTGGCTGGCGCTGGTGTTGCAGCCCGAAGCCTCGGCAAAAATCCAGATGATCCGCAAACAACAGGGCGAGCAGGCTACCCAGATTGCCGGTTTGCAGCCTGGGCGCTTTTACGAACAGGCCGATGGCAATATCACTTTCTACGCCACGCGCTTCGATGATGGCAAGCGACTGGAGGAAATTGTACTCTATGATCGCCGCGATGACAGGCCGCGACTGGTGCTGGCGGATATCGGCTACTATCGCGAAACCAACGAGGGTCGCGAGCGCTACATTGTGCTGGAACATGGGCGGCGCTATGACGGCGTGCCGGGAAGGGCGGATTTCAGCATCGGGGAGTTCGACCGCTACCAACTGCAACTCGATGCGCCCGCCCCCGGAGCGCAGGCACGAAGCAAGCGTTCGACGCGTAAGACCGCTGACCTCCTGGGGTCGGAAGATCGCGGCGATTGGGTCGAAATCCAGCATCGCATGGCCAGCCCCTTGGCGATCTTCGCCTTGGCGCTTATTGCTATTCCGTTAACCACAGTATCGCCCCGGCAGACAGGTACCGGCCGGTTGATGTTGGTGTTGGTGACCTATTTCGCGTTTTACAATTTGCAACGCTTGGCCGAGAACTGGTTCGAGCTTGGCATTTCGCCAGATTGGCTGGGTAGCCTGTGGTATCAGCCCCTGGTGGTGGTGCTGGTGTTCACGATTCTCGCGCCCAAATCGTTCTGGATCGAACGCGGGCGTGAACTGGGATGGGTTTACAAGAAATTCGACGCTAGAAGTTGGAAGTGATAAATGCTTGAGCGCTTCCAAATTCTGTTCCGAGGCTTCAAACTTTCCGCTTCCAATTGCATTCCCTAACGCTCATGGTCCCGGCCATCCCGGGTAATGAATCTGTTTGGTTTACGGTAACGTCAAACATCTCCAATGATTGCTCTCCTTGATTACGGTGCTGGAAATGTGCGCAGTGTGCGCAATGCCATTGCTGCGCTCGGCTATTCGCTGGCCGACGTTCGCACGCCTGAAGACATTCTGACAGCGGAGCGGCTGATTTTTCCTGGCGTTGGAGCCTTCGGCCCGGCCATGCAACGCCTGCGCGAATTGGGTTTCGAGGGACCGCTGCGTGAGTATCTGCGCGCAGGGCGACCCTTCCTTGGTATCTGCATCGGCTTGCAGTCGTTGTTCGAGGGTAGCGAGGAGTCTCCAGGCGTGGCCGGTCTTGGGCTGATCCCCGGGCTTGTTAAACGCTTCGATAACAGCGTTTTATCGGTGCCTCACATGGGCTGGAACGGGCTGCGCCTGCAGCGCGAGTGCGAACTGCTTGAGGACGCTGGCGCACGACGTTTTTATTTTGTGCATTCCTACTTTGCCGAGCCGGATGCAAGCAACAGGGACTGGGTGTTGGCGGAAACCGACTACGGACGCCCCTTTATCAGCGCTGTGCAACGCGGCGAGGTGGCTGCGGTGCAGTTTCACCCGGAAAAAAGCGGTGCGGCTGGGCTCGAAGTATTGCGACGTTTTTTGGCCGGACAGTGCATCCTGGATCAGGCGGCTGCTGGGCATGAGCCCGCCGTTGGCTCGCAGAGCGAGCCCACGGCGCTTGCCAAGCGCATTATTGCCTGTCTGGACGTGCGCACGAACGACCATGGCGATCTCGTTGTGACCAAGGGCGATCAGTACGACGTGCGTGAGCAGGGTGAGGTGCGCAATCTCGGCAAACCAGTGGATCTGGCCAAGCGCTACTACGACGAAGGGGCCGACGAGATTACCTTTCTCAACATTACTGCTTTCCGGGATTTTCCGCTGGTCGATCAACCCATGCTCAAGGTGCTCAGGCGCGCTTCGGAGCAGATTTTTGTCCCCCTCACCATTGGCGGCGGCATCCGCGCCTTCACCGACCAGAACGGGCAGACTTATTCGGCGCTCGGGGTGGCGACCGAGTATTTCCGCTCTGGGGCCGACAAGGTGTCGATAGGCTCCGAGGCGGTGCTCATTGCCGAGGCCTTCCACGCACGCGGCGGGCATGGCGACGGCAGCAGCGCCATTGAGCAGATTGCGCGCGTTTATGGCAATCAGGCGGTGGTGATTTCGGTCGATCCGCGCCGCGTGTATGTCGAGTCACCCGAGGCTAGCAGCCATCACTGCATCCAGACCCTCGAGCCTGGGCCTAATGGCGAGGGCTACTGCTGGTTTCAATGCACCATCAAGGGCGGGCGTGAAGGGCGCGATCTTGACGTGCTGCAATTGGTGCAGGCCTGCGAGCAACTTGGCGCTGGAGAGATTCTGGTCAACTCCATCGACCGCGACGGCAGTGGTCGCGGCTTCGATCTGGAACTGCTGAAGATGGTCCGCGCCGGTGTGCGCATCCCGGTCATCGCTTCAAGCGGCGCCGGCTGCCCCGAGCACTTCACCGCCCTCTTTGCTGCTGTGGATGTTGAAGCCGCGCTGGCGGCGGGTATTTTTCATCGTCGCGAGGTGCCCATTGCTGCGGTCAAACGCGAGCTGAGTGACCGGGGAGTGAGTATTCGGGCTTGATGGTTGTGCCCGAGATGGATCACCCTACCAACACGCTTCATTTCTCCGGGTTGGCTGGGACCATGAGCGTTACCTTGAAACAGTCGCTTCATTCCTCTGGAGTGGCGGGAACATGAGAGTTAGGCTGCGTCCTCACTAGCCGCGAGGGGTGCCGTTGCGACAATGTCCGGGCACAGCTTCTCGCACCAGGGACAGCCATGCGTCAGTGCGCTGGCGATGGTGGCCGATGCCTCGCTTTCATGAAAGCGTATACCTATCTGCCAGCGTCCCTCGACCGGCTCGCTCTCCGTCCAGACCACGGTTGCGCGGCAGCTGCGGGTTTCTGTCAAGCCGACCTTCTCGCAGCCAAAACTGATCAGCAGTTGCTCATTGAGCGTATAGGGCCGATCTGTCCATACGCGCGCTCCGGTGGTACTAGCATCCTGCACAATGCCGTCATGGGGCTCCGGACTGGATGGCTCAACGCGCTGCTGCGGATGTTCATCCGTGACCTCAAGACCATGGGCCTCAGCGGTTGCCAAAGGTTCCAGCCTGATGAGGCAATCGATCTGATTGCGCGGGCTACCACGGTGATCTGCGCCGATGGATGTCATGGGTCAGTCTCAAGTATTGCTCAGCCAAGCCTGGCTGCGAATCTCGCTTCTGTGAATGGCCCTGGCCGTGAAGCGAGCATTTGATGTTCAGGGGGCAGCCCTATGCACCTTAGTCTAATACGCCAGTCGCCGGCCTGCACTGACCGGGCGGCCCATTGAGGGTCAGTCTAGCGAGCTTCCTCGAGCTGAGAGGGTTGGCTTTGATGAAAATAATCCGCGAGGAAGTCATCGAAGCTGCGCTTGTCTGCGGCTTCGATACGCTCCTGCTTGGCGAGCGACTCCTTGCTTAGAGCATCGAGCTTCTGCCGTGCCGCATCCGGCAGCTGCTGATGCTGAAACGCCTGGCGGTGAATCTCGCTCAGCCGGCGCGCAAAGGTGGCGAAGCCTTCGCCCTGGGCGCGCATCTCTGCGAGCATGCGCGCTGAGGGGGTGATGTCTGGTTCTCGCACCTTCTTGAGTTGTGCTTGCACGCTGGCCTGATGCGGGCCAGCGGAGCCGCCGTCGAGCAGCGCGGCGACATCTTCCATCTGTGTCAGCACACTACGAGCCCAATCGGTCAGGGGCATGGCGTCTGTCTCGCGTTCGAGCTTGAGTCCCGGCTCGCGTCCGCGATGCGCGGCCGTGACTTCGTTGGCATCGATCGCCCGGCGTTCGCGTGAGTTAATGCGCGGGCTAGAGCGCAACAGGCTGTGGAACATGAAGGTGGCGAGGAAATAGAGTTGCTCCTCGTCAACACCCAGCGGATGGAAGGCGTTGACATCGACAGAGCGCAGTTCGACATAACGGATGCCACGCCGCCGCAGTGCCAGGGTTGGGCGTTCCATGCCCTCGGTAATCTGTTTCGGTCGCACCGTGCTGTAATATTCGTTCTCTATCTGCAGCACGTGATCATTGAGTTGTTCATAGCGACCGGCGACTTTCACGCCGATGCTCTCGTATTGAGGGCAGGGGGTTTCGATGGCCCAGGTCAGGCTGCGGACATAGGCATCCAGGCTGTCGTAGCTGGCCTTCATGCCGGTACCTTCTTCCTGGCGATTTTGGTAGCCGATGTCACCCATGCGCAGCGACGTACCGAAGGGGCGGTAGTAGGTGTGGTCGTCAAAAGACTGGAGTTCGTCTGGTGCGCCTTGCACGAAGCTTTTGCATACCGCTGGCGAGGCGCCAAACAGATAGGGCACCAGCCAGCCGAGACGTTGCAGGTTGCGCACCATGCCCATGTACAGGGCGTCGCGGAAGGCGTGCGAATCGCTGCCAGCCTGGTCCTCGAGGTTCTCGTGTTGGCCAAAGGCGTCGTGCAGGACAGGCCAGAGATCCTCGCGCAGGGAGAAGTTAAAGTGCACCCCGGAGATGACTTGCATCACCCGACCATAGCGGTTGCCGAGCCCGCGGCGGTAGATGGTCTTCATCTGTCCCGCGTTGGACTCGCCATAGTAGGCCAGTGGGATGGCCGCGTTGCCGCCAATCACACAGGGCATGCTGGTCGCCCACAGGCGCTCGTTGCCGATATGCTGATAGACGAACAGATGCAGATTGTTGAGAAACTCAAGCGCCGCAGCCGGCGTTGTAACGGCCGGCGTGACCAGTTCGATCAGGGCCTCGGAGAAGTCGGTGGTGATATGGGGATGGGTGAGGGCGGAGCCTAAGGCGGTGGGATGCCGGCTGCGCGCAACTTCCCCATCCGGCGTCACTCGCAGGGCTTCTTTTTCCAGTCCGATCAGATAAGCCTGGTGCAGCAGGCCGGCGGGAAGGCGCGCGAGGGCGGCAAGCCGCGCATCGAACAGCGAATCCTGGGGCATTGGGTACGCGGTCTCTCCCTAGCCTAATCGCGCATGACTGCGCGCGGGCGCTGCGCGCCGCCCTGCTGCTTGATCAGGTCGGCAAGAATGCGCGCGGCTTCATCGACTTGAATCGCATCGATCACTTCTTGCTGCTTTTCGAGTGCCTCCTCATCAATGGGGTCAACATCCTCGTCGACCGGTTCGATGCCACGGCTGCGCAGGAAGTTATTGCGCTCTTCTTTTAGTGCTTTGTCGCGGCGCTCGGATTCTTGACGACGCTCATCTTCGCGCAGTGAGACCAGATCCCGGTCTTCAATTTCGGACAGCATGCGGCCCTGGTCAGTCAGCATGCGAAAGCCGGGGTCGCGGGCGGTGCGCTCGGCTGAGCGGGATATTAGCCCGTCGAGATCAACATGGTTGAACTTCTGGTAGTTAGCCGGGCGGATGCTGCCCCAAGGCAGGGCGTTATCGAGCGAACGTTCGCCATGGTCGTCGCTGTCGTAGCCAAGATTGAACGGGATGTCAGGCTCAACACCCTTGAGCTGGGTGCTGCCGCCGCTGATGCGGAAAAACTCAGCCATGGTCAGGCGCAGGCGTCCAAGATCGATGTCTGGCACATAGCGATTGAGGTCGATGAGTGTTTGCACCGTACCCTTGCCGAAGGTGGGCTCGCCGACGACAATGCCG includes the following:
- a CDS encoding AAA family ATPase; this encodes MALTTECLERLQLNLQPFAASAREAFLYKDTLLDTQIERMLRALEKPGAILLLSASSRAGRSTQLMRLLGAMPRHFEIVAFRGRSNTTFASVDVTIRKHLAAHGDDDRSRSLNDLMIERGKRGTDMLIAVDDAHLLGSGILRQLLKLGEDVSAASPIGPRLLLMGDAVLGRNYQRTLDTEDNRLVQHISLAPFNQEQSAAYLHHRLAAAGNANLADLFKPEIIANLHQRSRGLPGDLNEVAEEWLSDYCDNLAYKDLNGTPPPEDSDEDSAQEPDEPADEPKDEDGNPDNEEAEQPQDTEDPAISDRPADQNATKAVTDDTPVAKPDQSEPTIGSEPKSRKAAFAFWKQPWFLPTVTGIGLVALILSIGLNLPENNSGPSSLPLRPQQPDRDNPGGANQAATEAETPAPDTAQQDPDTATVASPMENDQVTDLTADMASATAADEEITEPQGAANPRAQTSEGAKDSPPQPAPAQAGATEPSQQTPAVTEEPSTPSSPPQTGTTAPSAQGDGQTPKNSTDQAATDGTEQPTPAERLPEPPKDYQKARTRNDLLWLAEQNPEHLTIQLIALRKFAAVEDYLQTHGIEDANIIPDGPLVIAIYGSYPDMESTMAGLSSLPTEVIAQGYWIRTIGDVRKDARR
- a CDS encoding PilZ domain-containing protein, producing MDERRQQPRYRCKLRTGVLFPDGHTELLWAEDISRHGLSIHADKIQRVGTRLRVLLFMFSHRHGKEVQAEVITRIASCVLDTTTQDFRLGLAVEEFIGEAESLFLAQISHLAAPLQAEAEVQYAAPRMQPKVSSFPLHRRIKLALANGSKLIGWTEDVTPNSMRIALSQKLDNHSIHGLNIPVVLAGEAEIFSVQAKARVDGVVFRPMGAFATHFSVFDYQADGLTLLRKELRERFPEIAQETTVLNDPAAPAQEEDTEALPSLDDLGLY
- the lptF gene encoding LPS export ABC transporter permease LptF: MLTVIDRYVLLEVAKVFTAIIVTLFLITASLFFLRSLEEVNIGALGLDFALRYLNYQLQRDSGYLMPPAFFLAALVALGRMARDSELIALQACGVGPVRMYRALLYLALPLALLTAWLALVLQPEASAKIQMIRKQQGEQATQIAGLQPGRFYEQADGNITFYATRFDDGKRLEEIVLYDRRDDRPRLVLADIGYYRETNEGRERYIVLEHGRRYDGVPGRADFSIGEFDRYQLQLDAPAPGAQARSKRSTRKTADLLGSEDRGDWVEIQHRMASPLAIFALALIAIPLTTVSPRQTGTGRLMLVLVTYFAFYNLQRLAENWFELGISPDWLGSLWYQPLVVVLVFTILAPKSFWIERGRELGWVYKKFDARSWK
- a CDS encoding imidazole glycerol phosphate synthase HisHF, with the protein product MIALLDYGAGNVRSVRNAIAALGYSLADVRTPEDILTAERLIFPGVGAFGPAMQRLRELGFEGPLREYLRAGRPFLGICIGLQSLFEGSEESPGVAGLGLIPGLVKRFDNSVLSVPHMGWNGLRLQRECELLEDAGARRFYFVHSYFAEPDASNRDWVLAETDYGRPFISAVQRGEVAAVQFHPEKSGAAGLEVLRRFLAGQCILDQAAAGHEPAVGSQSEPTALAKRIIACLDVRTNDHGDLVVTKGDQYDVREQGEVRNLGKPVDLAKRYYDEGADEITFLNITAFRDFPLVDQPMLKVLRRASEQIFVPLTIGGGIRAFTDQNGQTYSALGVATEYFRSGADKVSIGSEAVLIAEAFHARGGHGDGSSAIEQIARVYGNQAVVISVDPRRVYVESPEASSHHCIQTLEPGPNGEGYCWFQCTIKGGREGRDLDVLQLVQACEQLGAGEILVNSIDRDGSGRGFDLELLKMVRAGVRIPVIASSGAGCPEHFTALFAAVDVEAALAAGIFHRREVPIAAVKRELSDRGVSIRA
- a CDS encoding PilZ domain-containing protein; this translates as MTSIGADHRGSPRNQIDCLIRLEPLATAEAHGLEVTDEHPQQRVEPSSPEPHDGIVQDASTTGARVWTDRPYTLNEQLLISFGCEKVGLTETRSCRATVVWTESEPVEGRWQIGIRFHESEASATIASALTHGCPWCEKLCPDIVATAPLAASEDAA
- the gshA gene encoding glutamate--cysteine ligase, with translation MPQDSLFDARLAALARLPAGLLHQAYLIGLEKEALRVTPDGEVARSRHPTALGSALTHPHITTDFSEALIELVTPAVTTPAAALEFLNNLHLFVYQHIGNERLWATSMPCVIGGNAAIPLAYYGESNAGQMKTIYRRGLGNRYGRVMQVISGVHFNFSLREDLWPVLHDAFGQHENLEDQAGSDSHAFRDALYMGMVRNLQRLGWLVPYLFGASPAVCKSFVQGAPDELQSFDDHTYYRPFGTSLRMGDIGYQNRQEEGTGMKASYDSLDAYVRSLTWAIETPCPQYESIGVKVAGRYEQLNDHVLQIENEYYSTVRPKQITEGMERPTLALRRRGIRYVELRSVDVNAFHPLGVDEEQLYFLATFMFHSLLRSSPRINSRERRAIDANEVTAAHRGREPGLKLERETDAMPLTDWARSVLTQMEDVAALLDGGSAGPHQASVQAQLKKVREPDITPSARMLAEMRAQGEGFATFARRLSEIHRQAFQHQQLPDAARQKLDALSKESLAKQERIEAADKRSFDDFLADYFHQSQPSQLEEAR